CGTAAAGGAACCGGCACCTGTACCATATCATCAGATTTTATCAAAAAGGCTCGCACTTGAACTTGCAACTTTTGTAGAAAAAAACGTACTTGGGGAGGTCCTATATGCCCCTACTGATGTATATTTTTCCGAGAAAGAGGTATATCAGCCGGATATTTTGTTTATATCAAAAGAGAGGATGAACATCATAGGAGAGAAAAATATCGAGGCAGCGCCTGATCTCATCATTGAAATACTCTCTCCATCTTCCGCCTACTATGATCTAAGACACAAGATGCGCGTTTATGAGGCATCCGGTGTAAAAGAATACTGGGTTGTTGACCCTATAGAAAAGGATATCGAGGTCTATCAGAATATAAATGGTGGGTTCAGGTTAGTCAATAAAGCCTGCCAAAGCGGTGTTATCCACTCAGTACTCCTTGAGGGGTTTGCTGTTGAACTGGAAAAGATCCTCAGGTAGAGGGCGATTCAATTTCATCTCAAGGTATTCAATGAATGTCTCACTTCCTAATGGTCTGCCGACCTTCTCATGAAAACGAATCACCTCATCTGTTTTTTTGTTAATGCCTCCTGATAGAAACCTCCGCCAGTCCCCTGCGATATCTATCAGGGGTTTGACATTTACCAGT
Above is a genomic segment from Nitrospirota bacterium containing:
- a CDS encoding Uma2 family endonuclease, with translation MALPQRKKVYTYADYEKLPEGAPYQLIGGNLVKEPAPVPYHQILSKRLALELATFVEKNVLGEVLYAPTDVYFSEKEVYQPDILFISKERMNIIGEKNIEAAPDLIIEILSPSSAYYDLRHKMRVYEASGVKEYWVVDPIEKDIEVYQNINGGFRLVNKACQSGVIHSVLLEGFAVELEKILR